Proteins encoded by one window of Girardinichthys multiradiatus isolate DD_20200921_A chromosome 14, DD_fGirMul_XY1, whole genome shotgun sequence:
- the LOC124881322 gene encoding GTPase IMAP family member GIMD1-like isoform X1: protein MLFSQMDGFLENVLSRLGFQTTDEQRDILVLNVLLLGDKQSGRSSVGNALIGGQEFQTGACISGVSVTTELQVLSRKFPAYFRRQGVESDLMLRVIDTPPVKLRPQSLQELCPDGIHVLVVVVRVDQLTENSQLLHHIESLCGPDWNHHAMLIFTHADHLEKAGLQPSVYLTQSSDWLKSLAKEVGGGVSFLDNSFDWPSIQGRPLRDQLLRLSAKNHHKALRLRSDQSL, encoded by the exons ATGTTGTTTTCTCAGATGGATGGATTCCTTGAAAACGTCCTGAGCCGGTTGGGTTTTCAAACAACAGACGAACAACGAGACATTCTCGTTTTAAATGTCCTATTGCTAGGTGACAAGCAGAGTGGGCGGAGCTCTGTGGGGAATGCTCTCATTG GCGGGCAGGAATTTCAGACAGGGGCGTGCATTTCTGGTGTTTCCGTGACGACAGAACTCCAGGTGCTGAGCAGAAAATTCCCTGCGTATTTCAGGAGGCAGGGGGTGGAGTCTGACCTCATGTTGAGAGTTATTGACACACCTCCAGTGAAGCTCCGCCCACAGAGCCTGCAGGAGCTCTGCCCTGATGGCATCCACGTGCTTGTGGTTGTAGTAAGAGTGGATCAGCTGACTGAAAACTCACAGCTGCTGCATCACATAGAG aGCCTCTGCGGTCCAGACTGGAATCATCACGCCATGCTCATCTTCACACACGCTGATCACCTGGAAAAGGCGGGTCTTCAACCATCTGTTTACCTCACTCAGagctctgattggctgaagTCTCTGGCTAAAGAGGTTGGGGGTGGGGTTTCTTTTTTGGACAACAGCTTTGATTGGCCATCAATCCAAGGCCGCCCGCTGAGAGACCAACTGCTCCGCCTATCGGCGAAGAACCATCACAAAGCTCTGAGACTGAGGTCAGACCAATCACTCTGA
- the LOC124881322 gene encoding GTPase IMAP family member GIMD1-like isoform X2 codes for MDGFLENVLSRLGFQTTDEQRDILVLNVLLLGDKQSGRSSVGNALIGGQEFQTGACISGVSVTTELQVLSRKFPAYFRRQGVESDLMLRVIDTPPVKLRPQSLQELCPDGIHVLVVVVRVDQLTENSQLLHHIESLCGPDWNHHAMLIFTHADHLEKAGLQPSVYLTQSSDWLKSLAKEVGGGVSFLDNSFDWPSIQGRPLRDQLLRLSAKNHHKALRLRSDQSL; via the exons ATGGATGGATTCCTTGAAAACGTCCTGAGCCGGTTGGGTTTTCAAACAACAGACGAACAACGAGACATTCTCGTTTTAAATGTCCTATTGCTAGGTGACAAGCAGAGTGGGCGGAGCTCTGTGGGGAATGCTCTCATTG GCGGGCAGGAATTTCAGACAGGGGCGTGCATTTCTGGTGTTTCCGTGACGACAGAACTCCAGGTGCTGAGCAGAAAATTCCCTGCGTATTTCAGGAGGCAGGGGGTGGAGTCTGACCTCATGTTGAGAGTTATTGACACACCTCCAGTGAAGCTCCGCCCACAGAGCCTGCAGGAGCTCTGCCCTGATGGCATCCACGTGCTTGTGGTTGTAGTAAGAGTGGATCAGCTGACTGAAAACTCACAGCTGCTGCATCACATAGAG aGCCTCTGCGGTCCAGACTGGAATCATCACGCCATGCTCATCTTCACACACGCTGATCACCTGGAAAAGGCGGGTCTTCAACCATCTGTTTACCTCACTCAGagctctgattggctgaagTCTCTGGCTAAAGAGGTTGGGGGTGGGGTTTCTTTTTTGGACAACAGCTTTGATTGGCCATCAATCCAAGGCCGCCCGCTGAGAGACCAACTGCTCCGCCTATCGGCGAAGAACCATCACAAAGCTCTGAGACTGAGGTCAGACCAATCACTCTGA